Proteins found in one Methanospirillum hungatei JF-1 genomic segment:
- a CDS encoding thiamine pyrophosphate-dependent enzyme, translated as MRDDWFREDRLPHIYCAGCGNGTIMNCVLEAVERTGWDQKKTIFVSGIGCSSRAPGYILTDSLHTTHGRAIAFATGVKMANPSLHVVVFTGDGDLAAIGGNHFIHACRRNIDITVVCMNNHIYGMTGGQGSPTTPIGKTSTTTPYGADEAPFDLAELAIAAGANYVARWTSFHVKQLTESVLTGLNTPGFSLIEVRCQCPTSYGRRNKYREPVDYMTYLKSHAVLKEKWERTAAPGAELPADSFLVGEFVRRQRPVMGVPDEA; from the coding sequence ATGAGAGATGACTGGTTCAGAGAGGATCGTCTCCCCCATATCTACTGTGCCGGGTGTGGAAATGGAACCATCATGAACTGTGTCCTCGAAGCCGTTGAAAGAACCGGATGGGATCAGAAAAAGACAATATTTGTATCAGGAATCGGGTGTTCTTCCCGTGCTCCGGGGTATATCCTGACCGATTCACTGCATACCACTCATGGCCGTGCAATAGCATTTGCGACCGGTGTGAAGATGGCAAATCCCTCCCTGCATGTGGTGGTATTTACCGGGGATGGAGATCTCGCAGCTATCGGGGGAAATCATTTCATTCATGCCTGCCGGAGAAATATCGATATCACCGTTGTCTGTATGAATAATCATATCTATGGAATGACTGGAGGACAGGGAAGTCCTACAACACCCATCGGAAAGACCTCTACCACAACTCCGTATGGTGCAGATGAAGCTCCGTTTGATCTCGCAGAACTCGCCATTGCGGCTGGTGCTAATTATGTCGCACGGTGGACATCATTTCACGTGAAACAACTGACGGAATCTGTGCTTACCGGTCTAAATACTCCGGGATTTTCTCTTATAGAAGTTCGCTGTCAGTGTCCGACATCGTACGGGAGGCGCAATAAATATCGTGAGCCTGTAGATTACATGACATACCTGAAGTCACATGCAGTCCTGAAAGAGAAATGGGAGAGAACCGCCGCACCTGGAGCTGAACTTCCCGCTGATTCATTCCTGGTTGGGGAGTTTGTGAGAAGACAAAGGCCGGTAATGGGGGTGCCAGATGAGGCATGA
- a CDS encoding 2-oxoacid:acceptor oxidoreductase family protein — protein sequence MRHEIRFSGFGGQGIILSAVILGRAAALYDQKYAVQTQVYGPEARGGASMSAVIIDDEPILFPKVRDPDTYVIMSQQGFEKYGKNPRADAVMLLDSDLVHDRPSCTWVGIPATLSAKKDLGREIVANIIMLGALTTATTVVSGPALEKAILDSVPKGTEDLNLKAMRRGQELGIEGGSS from the coding sequence ATGAGGCATGAAATCCGGTTCTCCGGGTTTGGAGGACAAGGCATCATCCTTTCGGCTGTCATTCTTGGACGGGCTGCTGCTCTCTATGATCAGAAATATGCGGTCCAGACCCAGGTATACGGGCCTGAGGCCCGGGGAGGAGCATCGATGAGTGCGGTGATCATCGATGATGAACCGATTCTCTTCCCAAAGGTCAGGGATCCGGATACTTATGTTATCATGAGCCAGCAGGGATTTGAAAAATATGGAAAAAACCCCCGTGCTGATGCAGTCATGCTTCTGGATTCAGATCTGGTGCATGACCGGCCTTCATGCACATGGGTTGGTATACCTGCTACCCTGTCTGCAAAGAAAGACCTTGGCCGGGAGATTGTTGCAAATATTATCATGCTTGGTGCATTAACCACCGCTACGACGGTTGTTTCCGGTCCTGCTCTTGAGAAGGCCATCCTTGACAGCGTTCCGAAAGGGACAGAGGATCTGAATCTGAAGGCGATGAGACGTGGACAGGAGTTGGGCATCGAGGGTGGATCATCATGA